A section of the Methanococcoides sp. LMO-2 genome encodes:
- a CDS encoding DUF2149 domain-containing protein: protein MRRKRYHRTGILYEEEDQNPLTGVANLFDVAMVFSVALLIALVMSYQLPELLSPTEDITIVKNPGQENMKIIVKEGQDIEVLNMTEQIGGGTGEALGTAYQLADGRVVYVPDSGNETST, encoded by the coding sequence ATGAGGCGGAAACGGTATCATCGGACGGGAATCCTCTACGAGGAAGAAGACCAGAACCCTCTGACCGGAGTGGCCAACCTCTTCGATGTTGCCATGGTATTCTCTGTGGCTCTGTTGATCGCGCTTGTGATGTCTTACCAGTTACCTGAGCTGCTCAGTCCGACTGAGGATATAACCATCGTAAAGAATCCTGGTCAGGAAAACATGAAGATCATAGTTAAGGAAGGGCAGGACATCGAAGTCCTGAACATGACAGAGCAGATCGGTGGGGGCACCGGTGAAGCACTGGGTACAGCTTACCAGCTGGCCGATGGTCGTGTCGTTTATGTTCCCGATTCCGGGAACGAAACGAGTACCTGA
- a CDS encoding MotA/TolQ/ExbB proton channel family protein, which translates to MGIDSSLFQIMYTAASAMLYPVVILLILTIALSLGLIGEFISEYAKRHRNVKELEHIGRSVQENVKNSSYDDAASHLLKIDQNQLVTSFAHDAAEHLKNNAISSIDWLSEEYEVRMTKRLEQTKIMSTVAPMLGLMGTLIPLGPALIGLAQGDILQLANNLMIAFATTVLGLFAGIVGYVLTLVRKRWYWQDMADIDYLVDSMGIGE; encoded by the coding sequence ATGGGTATTGATTCTTCTTTGTTCCAGATCATGTATACCGCTGCATCTGCTATGCTGTATCCTGTGGTAATACTTTTGATCCTGACAATTGCGTTATCGCTTGGTTTGATCGGTGAGTTCATTTCTGAATATGCAAAACGTCACCGAAACGTCAAAGAACTGGAACATATAGGCCGAAGCGTTCAGGAGAATGTTAAGAATTCCTCCTACGACGATGCTGCATCACATCTTCTGAAAATTGACCAGAACCAGCTTGTCACATCATTTGCACATGATGCTGCAGAGCACCTGAAAAATAATGCAATCTCTTCCATCGACTGGTTGTCAGAGGAGTATGAGGTAAGGATGACAAAGCGTCTGGAGCAAACAAAGATAATGTCCACAGTAGCCCCTATGCTCGGACTGATGGGAACTTTAATTCCACTGGGTCCCGCACTCATCGGTCTTGCACAGGGTGATATCCTCCAGCTTGCCAACAACCTGATGATTGCGTTTGCAACAACCGTACTTGGCCTTTTTGCAGGTATCGTGGGGTACGTACTTACACTGGTCAGAAAAAGGTGGTACTGGCAGGACATGGCAGATATCGACTATCTTGTTGATTCCATGGGGATTGGAGAATGA
- a CDS encoding DUF2162 domain-containing protein has translation MNMVLLTVVGILIAILLFGVKTGIGCGFSNRSTKQILALAGSYFILSIIIGSLIGYVDQSNLDLIASMGMSLHVLVALLLIGAGIYTQKQWNCGCDVSHRTFLVISLPCPVCLTALFISCMLLATSLEMSGLWIGFLVGVVFFVSVVATSFLCKKLNKTPETLGNIMMILGIYYLMGAILVPAYIKTKQMNIPAYHAPPVEILPFVVFAIFIAGGFVLEKIRSN, from the coding sequence ATGAATATGGTACTTCTCACTGTTGTGGGAATACTGATAGCCATTCTTTTATTTGGTGTTAAGACCGGAATTGGATGTGGTTTTTCCAACCGAAGCACAAAACAGATCCTTGCACTTGCAGGAAGCTATTTCATCCTGTCAATAATCATCGGCAGCCTCATAGGCTATGTTGACCAGTCAAACCTTGACCTCATTGCGAGCATGGGGATGTCCCTGCACGTTCTGGTTGCTTTGCTGCTCATCGGAGCAGGTATCTATACCCAGAAGCAGTGGAACTGTGGCTGCGATGTTTCCCATCGCACATTCCTCGTGATCTCCCTGCCCTGTCCGGTCTGCCTGACAGCGCTCTTCATCTCCTGTATGCTTCTGGCAACATCCCTTGAGATGAGTGGGCTCTGGATCGGATTCCTCGTGGGTGTTGTGTTCTTTGTTTCTGTGGTTGCAACCTCATTTTTATGCAAGAAGCTGAACAAGACACCTGAGACTCTTGGTAACATCATGATGATCCTTGGTATCTACTACCTCATGGGTGCTATCCTGGTGCCTGCTTACATTAAAACAAAACAGATGAACATCCCTGCATATCATGCACCGCCTGTGGAGATCCTTCCATTTGTGGTCTTTGCAATATTCATTGCAGGTGGATTTGTTCTTGAAAAAATAAGGAGTAACTAA
- a CDS encoding cobaltochelatase subunit CobN translates to MVSAEEPMVNITYVYYEESDALEMAELTNEYRQFIGYTAIPAFNESWYASDQLIEAADNGFLSSQDVILFEMVGSKVYNTVSDTTGLNINETLQAAHDNGTSLLSVKASTSTPSYFDHISNGSADDAVYNYYSNMGTEGEGLGNAEDLLICLAKDYGNDPTITRLLTPLRITYVYYQESDALETAKLTNDHSQFIEYNAIPAYNATWYASDQLVEAADNGLLASQDVILFEMVGSKVYNTTSDTTGFSINETLQAVHDNGTSLLSVKANTSTPSYFDHISNGSADDQVYNYYSNMDVTVEGIDSAEDLLIYLATEYSNHPIINFWDNVNVDYNEILFVLGTDYNEVSLINAAQDSNISTELNITIFTKNDTVPDDYDFSEFGLIFLESQDENSIANWTTSIKVSKELGSKVICYDLASNVSPSNLDLYSDEYTDIERYWVQGGQTNMENMLMFMGQQFADVWEHETIDEPQVLLPKVNITFILNAETNLYYLNQVLTDREVVAERFNVTLMNGEEATSVSDFSDQDVIILYMVGADQIPLFKDALIDAQNSGTEIGVFGMGELATGVGTIDMDSLPHSVMVDYFTNSGIVNMERWIRYIGSNFEDAYIEYGPVTEPPIPKNGIYHPDAFPRIFEDSTDYLEWYSNRIDGGHVYDSNAPTIGIVNYALQSNTLAFTADDALIRYIESKGCNVIYATGLAFMDDDDGNRAAEYYSKDEVVLVDSMISLKGFYINFDLVEGQEYLTGYNIPVVKGIYDYYQSPSEYYNSTHGLSPTSLYYQVAYPEIEGCTDYIWVAGIVKDPMTGQSYYEPIMEQVEWISDRAIAWAELGKTDNSDKKVSIIYYNHEGGKNNIGASYLDIGSSFTLLLEQMRADGYDIGNGTIPNASEFIDLFIESRNVGSWAPGELEKVVNSGNVTLVPVEDYLAWYNTLPESVRQDVESKWGTAPGDIMVYDGNFVIPTVQLGNVNFIPQPTRGTLSDESILYHDKELPPTHQYLATYFWINNVYDADAMIHFGTHGTQEWLPGKEVGLWRYDYPSIMVAETPVIYPYIMDNVGEGTQAKRRGNAVIIDHLTPPIVEAGLYGNLSIMHEKIHNYEDAKSINDTAKMALYRNSTIELYDSLCLVNDLNVTCDELNAMTDEEFETFLDSVLHDYLHKLQTTLMPYGLHIFGVAPENEKLVSMVKSMLRSDFIDHIYSVIPKDTGDEEDWENAANTCAADLLNATLINGTNVSAAQLEVLNLTDANVTADLDQALYYSGQLAQTTREIDQTLRALNAEYIEPGPGNDPIRNPEALPTGRNFYSFDQRKFPDAETEALGKVLIDQWVADYYAVNGVYPDKQAFILWSVETMRHKGLMEAQIYALIGVELERSSGRITGFNVIPEENMTHPRIDVLVLPSGLYRDTFPLQLEWMDEAVRIVADLNESEDFNFVRRNSLEMEAELIAMGYDNETAEYISRSRIFSEPPGSYGTGISETVAASDTWDDESKMADLYISRMSNIYGADSWGENYEDVFKMNLEDVDVAMHSDTSNLYGLIDNDDFYSYLGGLGLAVRSLTGETPDMYIADFKDVDNPQYTTLEEAFRNELRARYLNPSWMTGMMEFDYAGAREFMKFTEYMWGWDATCPDMVTDDDWNMMYEAYVLDKYDLGLDEFYAENPYQYQSQLARMLETTRKDYWDASDEVIQTLVREYIESVVENGVTCCHHTCGNALLDEYVQGIMSVPGVVDQATIDEYNKLMQDATHRYPETSSSSRKTSSNTPSANVVNSTTTSTDATGYGTTTDQATAASQDNYVEGYEMTRENTPDESSSSSSFSGSDVIGAVLVLLSAGLIYFGFMRKK, encoded by the coding sequence GTGGTATCAGCTGAAGAACCAATGGTTAACATTACTTATGTGTACTACGAAGAAAGTGATGCTCTGGAAATGGCAGAACTTACTAATGAGTACCGGCAATTTATAGGTTACACTGCAATTCCGGCATTCAATGAAAGCTGGTATGCAAGTGATCAATTGATTGAGGCTGCAGATAATGGTTTTTTATCATCTCAGGATGTAATTTTATTTGAGATGGTCGGTTCAAAAGTCTACAACACAGTAAGTGATACAACTGGACTGAACATAAATGAGACTCTGCAAGCAGCCCATGACAATGGTACTTCTTTGTTAAGCGTGAAGGCTAGTACAAGTACTCCTTCCTATTTTGACCATATCTCTAATGGCAGTGCTGATGATGCAGTATATAACTATTATAGCAATATGGGTACTGAAGGTGAAGGTCTTGGAAATGCAGAAGATCTCCTCATATGTCTTGCAAAGGATTATGGCAATGATCCTACAATTACAAGATTATTGACACCTCTGAGAATTACTTACGTTTATTATCAAGAGAGTGATGCTTTAGAGACTGCAAAGTTGACAAACGATCATAGTCAATTTATAGAATATAATGCCATTCCTGCATATAATGCAACCTGGTATGCAAGTGATCAATTGGTTGAAGCTGCAGATAATGGTCTTTTAGCATCTCAGGATGTAATTTTATTTGAGATGGTTGGTTCTAAAGTTTACAATACAACAAGTGATACAACCGGATTTAGCATAAACGAGACTCTGCAAGCAGTCCATGATAATGGTACCTCTTTGTTAAGCGTGAAGGCGAATACAAGTACTCCTTCCTATTTTGATCATATTTCAAATGGTAGTGCTGATGACCAGGTATACAACTATTACAGCAACATGGATGTAACAGTTGAGGGGATTGATAGCGCAGAAGACCTTCTAATTTACCTTGCAACAGAATACAGTAATCATCCAATAATCAATTTCTGGGATAATGTAAATGTTGATTACAATGAAATTTTATTTGTTCTTGGTACGGATTATAATGAAGTTTCACTGATCAATGCCGCACAAGATTCTAACATCTCGACAGAATTGAATATAACTATTTTCACAAAAAATGATACTGTGCCTGATGATTATGACTTTTCAGAATTTGGGTTGATTTTCCTTGAATCTCAGGATGAAAACTCAATTGCAAACTGGACAACAAGTATCAAAGTTAGCAAAGAGCTTGGTTCGAAGGTTATATGTTATGATTTAGCTTCAAACGTTTCCCCGTCTAACCTTGACCTATACTCGGACGAATATACCGATATTGAAAGATACTGGGTTCAGGGTGGCCAAACAAACATGGAGAATATGCTCATGTTCATGGGTCAGCAGTTTGCGGATGTATGGGAACATGAAACAATAGATGAACCGCAGGTGTTGCTTCCAAAAGTGAATATAACTTTCATACTAAATGCAGAAACAAATCTGTACTATCTTAATCAGGTTCTTACTGATAGGGAAGTTGTAGCAGAACGTTTCAATGTTACACTGATGAATGGGGAAGAAGCTACTAGTGTCAGTGATTTTTCCGATCAGGATGTAATTATACTCTACATGGTAGGTGCTGACCAGATCCCTCTTTTCAAGGATGCTCTAATTGATGCCCAAAATAGTGGTACAGAAATAGGTGTCTTTGGAATGGGTGAATTAGCTACAGGAGTCGGAACAATTGATATGGATAGTCTGCCTCATAGCGTCATGGTCGATTATTTCACGAACAGTGGAATTGTCAATATGGAAAGATGGATTCGCTACATCGGATCAAATTTTGAAGATGCCTATATTGAATATGGGCCGGTAACCGAACCTCCTATTCCAAAAAATGGTATTTATCATCCGGATGCATTTCCAAGGATTTTTGAGGATAGTACAGATTATCTTGAATGGTATTCAAATCGGATAGATGGTGGACATGTTTACGATTCAAATGCACCAACTATAGGAATTGTGAATTATGCACTTCAGTCTAATACTCTCGCTTTTACAGCGGACGATGCTCTGATAAGATACATTGAATCAAAGGGTTGTAATGTGATCTATGCAACTGGTCTTGCTTTTATGGATGATGACGATGGAAACAGGGCGGCTGAATATTACTCGAAGGATGAAGTTGTATTAGTTGATTCAATGATCTCCCTGAAAGGATTCTACATAAATTTCGATCTGGTTGAAGGTCAGGAGTATCTCACCGGATATAACATTCCGGTAGTAAAGGGAATCTATGATTATTACCAGTCACCGTCAGAATACTACAATAGCACACATGGATTAAGCCCAACATCTCTCTATTATCAGGTTGCATACCCTGAGATAGAAGGATGTACGGATTACATATGGGTGGCTGGTATTGTTAAAGATCCGATGACCGGCCAGTCATATTACGAACCAATAATGGAGCAGGTCGAGTGGATCAGTGACAGGGCCATCGCATGGGCAGAGTTGGGTAAAACAGACAATTCTGACAAAAAGGTAAGCATCATATACTACAACCATGAAGGTGGTAAGAACAACATTGGTGCCAGCTATCTGGATATCGGTTCAAGTTTCACATTGCTTCTTGAACAAATGAGGGCAGATGGTTACGATATTGGTAATGGTACAATTCCAAATGCCAGTGAGTTCATCGACCTGTTCATTGAAAGCAGGAACGTTGGTTCCTGGGCTCCCGGAGAACTTGAGAAGGTTGTCAATTCCGGCAATGTGACCCTTGTTCCTGTGGAGGATTATCTCGCCTGGTATAACACTCTTCCTGAATCTGTAAGACAGGATGTTGAAAGTAAATGGGGAACTGCCCCTGGCGATATAATGGTGTATGATGGGAACTTTGTGATCCCTACAGTACAGCTTGGTAATGTCAATTTCATACCACAGCCTACCAGAGGTACTCTTTCAGATGAGAGTATCCTCTATCATGACAAGGAACTTCCGCCAACACACCAGTATCTTGCAACATACTTCTGGATCAACAATGTCTATGATGCAGATGCAATGATCCATTTCGGTACTCATGGTACACAGGAATGGTTGCCTGGAAAGGAAGTTGGACTCTGGAGATATGACTATCCTTCAATAATGGTTGCTGAAACTCCTGTGATCTATCCTTACATCATGGATAATGTCGGAGAAGGTACACAGGCAAAGCGTAGAGGCAATGCAGTTATCATAGACCACCTGACACCACCGATAGTGGAAGCAGGACTTTATGGTAACTTGTCAATAATGCATGAGAAGATACACAATTACGAAGATGCAAAGAGTATCAATGATACTGCAAAGATGGCACTCTACCGTAACAGTACCATTGAATTATATGACTCGCTATGTCTGGTGAACGACCTCAATGTTACATGTGATGAATTGAATGCCATGACTGACGAGGAATTCGAAACATTCCTTGATTCAGTTCTCCATGACTACCTGCATAAACTGCAGACAACACTCATGCCTTACGGACTCCACATCTTTGGTGTTGCTCCTGAGAACGAGAAACTTGTATCAATGGTCAAGTCGATGCTTCGTAGTGATTTCATTGATCACATCTATAGTGTGATCCCCAAAGATACCGGAGACGAGGAGGATTGGGAGAATGCAGCTAATACATGTGCAGCTGATCTTCTGAATGCCACTTTGATCAACGGAACAAATGTGTCAGCAGCTCAGCTTGAGGTACTTAATCTTACTGATGCCAATGTTACTGCAGATCTCGATCAGGCATTGTATTATTCAGGTCAGCTGGCGCAGACCACTCGTGAGATCGACCAGACATTGCGTGCACTCAATGCAGAGTATATTGAACCTGGACCTGGAAACGACCCAATACGCAATCCTGAAGCATTGCCAACCGGAAGGAACTTCTACAGTTTTGACCAGAGAAAATTCCCTGATGCTGAAACAGAGGCTCTTGGAAAAGTCCTTATTGATCAGTGGGTAGCAGATTACTATGCAGTAAATGGTGTATATCCAGACAAACAGGCCTTTATCCTGTGGTCAGTTGAAACAATGCGTCACAAAGGACTCATGGAAGCGCAGATCTACGCTCTTATAGGTGTAGAGCTTGAAAGGAGCAGTGGAAGGATCACAGGTTTCAATGTGATCCCAGAAGAGAATATGACACATCCAAGGATTGATGTACTCGTCCTTCCGTCAGGTCTATACCGCGACACATTCCCACTTCAGCTTGAATGGATGGATGAAGCTGTCCGTATAGTTGCAGACCTTAATGAGAGCGAAGACTTCAACTTCGTCAGAAGGAATTCTCTTGAGATGGAGGCTGAACTTATAGCCATGGGCTATGATAATGAGACTGCAGAATACATCTCCAGGTCAAGGATCTTCAGTGAACCACCTGGCTCTTATGGTACGGGAATTTCGGAAACAGTTGCTGCCAGTGACACATGGGATGATGAAAGCAAGATGGCGGATCTCTACATCTCCAGAATGTCCAATATCTATGGAGCAGATTCATGGGGAGAAAACTACGAAGATGTGTTCAAAATGAACCTCGAAGATGTTGATGTGGCTATGCACAGTGATACCTCGAACCTATACGGACTCATCGACAACGATGATTTCTACTCGTATCTCGGAGGTCTTGGACTTGCTGTCAGATCCCTTACAGGGGAAACTCCTGATATGTATATAGCCGACTTCAAGGATGTTGACAATCCTCAGTACACAACACTTGAAGAGGCTTTCAGGAATGAATTGCGTGCCAGGTATCTCAATCCTTCATGGATGACTGGAATGATGGAATTCGATTATGCCGGTGCAAGGGAATTCATGAAATTCACGGAGTACATGTGGGGATGGGATGCTACATGCCCGGACATGGTTACGGACGATGACTGGAACATGATGTATGAGGCATATGTTCTGGATAAGTATGATCTTGGTCTGGACGAGTTCTACGCAGAGAACCCCTATCAATATCAGTCCCAGCTAGCCCGCATGCTTGAGACAACAAGAAAGGATTACTGGGACGCATCCGATGAGGTAATCCAGACTCTGGTTAGGGAGTATATTGAATCAGTTGTCGAGAATGGTGTAACATGCTGTCATCATACCTGTGGAAATGCTCTGCTTGATGAGTATGTGCAGGGTATAATGTCCGTACCAGGTGTTGTCGACCAGGCAACTATTGATGAGTACAACAAACTGATGCAGGATGCAACACATCGTTATCCTGAAACCAGTAGCTCCAGCAGGAAGACCAGCTCGAACACTCCATCGGCAAACGTGGTAAATAGCACAACCACAAGCACTGATGCTACAGGTTATGGAACTACGACCGATCAGGCAACTGCTGCTTCACAGGACAACTACGTTGAAGGCTATGAAATGACTCGTGAGAATACTCCTGATGAGTCTTCATCATCATCGTCTTTCTCAGGTTCTGATGTAATAGGTGCGGTGTTGGTCCTGTTATCTGCGGGATTGATCTACTTCGGTTTCATGAGAAAGAAGTAA
- a CDS encoding ferric reductase translates to MKRRTTAISFVLFVSAIIVFILLQEKDMPLRMVDRATGLFAYLFIFLAILSSEYMMQMMKIFGTGFITIHHLLARTGISLMVIHPIAFAFEEKSISVFLPVLYPLKDFLELAGRPAFYLILIAVAAAVYRKHIIKKWKNFHYLNYLAFIMIFIHAWLIGTDLQYTIMKILWISMALIVFGVFVHKHLINSRS, encoded by the coding sequence ATGAAACGTCGGACGACAGCAATATCCTTTGTACTTTTTGTTTCTGCAATAATAGTCTTCATACTTTTACAGGAAAAGGATATGCCATTAAGGATGGTCGACAGGGCAACAGGACTATTTGCTTATCTGTTCATCTTTTTAGCAATACTATCTTCTGAATACATGATGCAGATGATGAAAATTTTTGGAACAGGATTTATCACCATACACCATCTTCTCGCCAGAACAGGGATTTCCCTCATGGTCATACATCCCATTGCATTCGCATTTGAAGAAAAAAGTATCTCAGTATTTTTACCGGTATTATATCCACTAAAGGATTTTCTGGAACTTGCAGGCAGACCGGCATTTTACCTTATATTAATAGCAGTAGCAGCGGCCGTATACAGGAAGCATATTATCAAAAAATGGAAGAACTTCCATTATTTGAACTACCTTGCTTTCATAATGATCTTCATACACGCATGGTTAATTGGAACAGATCTTCAATATACAATAATGAAAATACTCTGGATATCCATGGCGCTGATAGTTTTCGGAGTTTTTGTTCATAAACATCTGATCAACTCAAGATCATAA
- a CDS encoding Coenzyme F420 hydrogenase/dehydrogenase, beta subunit C-terminal domain, with translation MMTDPICKAHVSEGSSYVTDYGGKKYYFCSAECKNKFDQLEKSVIRLKRNIGEKERISFGKLKKEIINLGICTLCGACVSSCESIAFVNSQPKLIDKCTACGVCYNQCPRTVTREEDLVGKLRFGYAARSGMPDSKGQDGGVVTSLLAYGLEEGLLDCAIVTRKSEGNPWRPEPFIATTADEVLESAGSIYSHSMTMEPLMSAIKQGMRSIAFVGPSCNIDAVHKMQTSPYGFLHLFLRAKVLKFGLFCMDSFEHEGIREFVQAKGMDLNDIESMKIRKGVFEFGMADGLESYDLSELDQYRSTSCKFCTDMAAENSDISFGGVGTPQGWSTVLARSSIG, from the coding sequence ATGATGACAGACCCTATCTGTAAAGCTCATGTAAGTGAGGGCAGCTCCTATGTTACGGATTATGGCGGAAAGAAGTACTATTTTTGTTCTGCTGAATGCAAGAACAAGTTCGATCAGCTGGAAAAGAGCGTAATACGCCTGAAGCGCAACATTGGTGAGAAGGAGAGGATATCCTTTGGGAAGCTCAAGAAGGAGATTATAAACCTTGGTATCTGCACATTGTGCGGTGCCTGCGTCTCTTCCTGTGAGTCCATAGCCTTTGTGAACAGCCAGCCCAAACTGATCGATAAGTGCACTGCCTGTGGTGTCTGCTACAACCAGTGTCCAAGGACCGTTACAAGGGAAGAGGACCTTGTGGGCAAGCTCAGGTTCGGCTATGCGGCCAGGTCTGGGATGCCCGACTCTAAGGGCCAGGACGGTGGGGTAGTTACTTCTCTGCTTGCATACGGGCTTGAGGAGGGGCTTCTGGATTGTGCCATCGTTACAAGGAAGTCGGAAGGTAATCCCTGGAGGCCTGAACCTTTTATTGCAACGACCGCAGATGAGGTCCTTGAGTCAGCAGGAAGCATCTATTCCCACAGCATGACCATGGAGCCATTGATGAGTGCCATCAAGCAGGGTATGAGGAGCATTGCATTTGTGGGGCCCAGTTGCAATATTGATGCTGTTCACAAGATGCAGACAAGTCCATATGGGTTCCTTCACCTGTTCCTCAGAGCAAAGGTCCTGAAGTTCGGGCTTTTCTGTATGGATAGTTTCGAGCATGAAGGTATCAGGGAATTCGTGCAAGCAAAAGGGATGGACCTCAATGATATTGAGTCCATGAAGATCCGTAAAGGTGTCTTTGAATTTGGTATGGCCGATGGCCTGGAGAGCTATGATCTTTCTGAACTGGACCAATACAGGTCTACATCCTGCAAGTTCTGTACCGATATGGCTGCAGAGAACTCGGACATCTCCTTTGGTGGCGTGGGAACGCCGCAGGGCTGGAGCACTGTTCTGGCACGCTCGTCCATCGGTTAG
- a CDS encoding carboxymuconolactone decarboxylase family protein: MSEHEELEHEELLDSMSDKLGFTPHILETLGELDPHFLRKYNRCNQKILSDGALPAKYKILMALAVVASKQCERCTVVQMKSALQNGATKEEIMETLEVISITSGAPAVAACRDALKLLK, from the coding sequence ATGTCTGAACACGAAGAACTTGAACATGAAGAATTGCTGGATAGCATGAGTGATAAACTGGGTTTCACACCTCATATTCTTGAGACCCTTGGAGAGCTGGATCCACATTTCCTAAGGAAATATAATCGTTGCAACCAGAAGATCCTATCAGATGGTGCCTTGCCTGCAAAATACAAGATCCTAATGGCACTTGCCGTCGTTGCATCTAAACAATGTGAAAGGTGTACTGTGGTTCAAATGAAGAGTGCTCTTCAAAATGGTGCCACCAAAGAAGAGATTATGGAAACGCTGGAAGTGATCTCCATAACATCCGGAGCTCCTGCAGTAGCTGCATGCAGGGATGCACTGAAACTTCTCAAATAA